The Actinosynnema mirum DSM 43827 genomic interval CAGGGGGCTCGTCCACCTCCGAGCGCGTGCCCCGGCCTGCTTCCGCCCCGGCCCGCCTCGCGGCTCAGCCGGGCTGGTCCAGGCGTTCGAGCCACCGGTCGAGCAGCGCGGTCTCGACCGGTTCCAGCTCGCCGGTCCCGTGCAGCGACAGCCGGGACCGCAGCTGCCGGGCCGCCGCCCGCACGGGGTCGGGGCCCGCGGGCGCGCCCGCGTCGGTGAGCACGGCGGCGAACACCGCGTCCCGCGCCCGGTGGGACAGCTCCGGGTCGTCGTACAGCGCGGGCTGCGCGATGCGGCTCAGCGCCACGCCCACGTTCGCGGGCAGGATCAGCCGGGCCGCGTGGCCGGGGCTCGTGCGCAGCGCGCCCGCCGCCGCGCAGCGCACCAGCGTGGCCTCCAGCAGCTCCAGGACGCGTCGGTGCGCGGACGAGCCCGCGTGCGGCCGGGGCGCGAACATCAGCTGGTACAGCGCCGGGTTCTCGGCGGCGAACGCCATGTGGTCGTCCCACCCGGCGTGCAGGTCGGCCACCGGGTCGCCGGTGGCCTCCAGCTCGCCCTTGCGCCGCGCGTACCGCTCGAACCCGGCGTCGGCGACCGCGTCGAGCAGCCCGCGCTTGTCCCCGAACAGCCGGTAGAGCACCGGCTGCGTCACGCCGACCTCCTCGCACACCGCGCGGGTGGCGATCTCGCCGTCCGGCGAGGCGGCCAGCCCGCGCCCGGCCGCCTCGACCAGCGCGGCGCGCACCGAGGCGTCGTCGTCGGGTCCTGTCGCGCCGCGCCTGCGGCGGGGTGCGCCGCTCTCCGGGGTGACCTCCACGAATCGATGGTACGTCACGGCGCTAGCGCTGATTCGGGCAGCGTGCTACGGTCTGCGTATCAACGAAACGAAGTAGCGCTATCGCCGCTACCGAACTGGAGGTGGGTGTCATGACCGAGCACCGGGACGCGGGCGACCGCCCGGCGGAGGTCGTCCTGATCACCGGCGCGTCGAGCGGCTTCGGCCGCCTCACCGCGCTGGCGCTGGCCAGGGCCGGGCACACCGTCGTGGCCGGGATGCGCGCCACGGCCGACCGCAACGCCCCCGCCGTCGCCGAGCTCGCCGACCTGGCGCGGGCCGAACGCCTCGCGCTGTCCGCCGTGGACCTGGACGTCCGCTCCCAGGAGTCCGCCGACCGGGCCGTCGCCGAGACCGCGCGCCGCCACGGGCGCCTGGACGTCGTGGTGCACAACGCGGGCCACATGGTCGAGGGCCCGGCCGAGGCGTTCACCCCCGAGCAGCTGGCCGACCTGTACGACGTCAACACCGTCGGCGCCCACCGCGTCAACCGCGCCGCCCTGCCCCTGCTGCGCGAGCAGGGCTCCGGGCTGCTGGTGTGGGTGGGCAGCTCGTCCACGCGCGGCGGCCACCCGCCGTTCCTGGCCCCGTACTTCGCGGCGAAGGCCGGGATGGACGCGCTCGCCGAGAGCTGCGCGGCCGAGCTGATCCGCTTCGGCGTCGGCACCACCATCGTCGTGCCCGGCGCGTTCACCTCGGGCACCAACCACTTCGCGAACGCGGGCCGCCCGGCCGACCCCGACCGCGCCGCCGCCTACGACCACCACTACGGCGAGCTGCGCGCCACCATCGGCGACCGCCTGTCCGCGCTCGTCCCGCAGGACGCCGACGCGCGGGACGTGGCCGACGAGATCACCCGCGTCGTCGGCCTGCCCGCCGACCAGCGCCCGTTCCGCGTCCACGTCGACCCGAGCCGGGACGGCAGCGAGGTCGTGTCGGCGGTCGCGGACCGCGTCCGGGTCGAGTTCTACCGCAGGGTCGGCATCGAGGACCTGCTGCCCCGCAACGCCGCGCTGTAGCGCGGCACCACATCACCACGACACCACGAGGAGCACCACCATGCCGTTCGCCACCCTGAAGGTCCCCGAGGGCACGCTGACCCCGGAGTCCAAGAAGAAGCTGATCGACGCCGTGACCGACGCCTACGCCGACGTGTACGGCGAACGCGCCCGCGCGAGCACCCTGGTGCTGGTGGAGGAGGTCGCCGAGGGCGGCTGGGGCCTGGGCGGCACGGTCCTGACCGCCGAGGCGCTCGGCCGCAGCTGACCCCCGGCCCGCTCGACCCCGGCCCGCCCCACGCGGGCCGGGGCTCACCTCCGGGGCTCGTACCGCATCGCCACGGCCCCGGACGCGAACTCCACCGTGTCCACCAACCGCAGCTCCACGTGCTCCGAGAGCCCGGCGAACACCGAGGGCCCACGCCCGGCGATCCGGGGGTGCACCACGAACTCGTACTCGTCGATCAACCCCAGCTCCGCCAACGCGAGCGGCAACGCCACCCCGCCGACGAACACCCCGTTCCCCGGCTCCCGCTTCAACGCCCGAACCGCCGCGCCGAGATCCCCGCGCACCAGCTCGGCGTTCCAGTCGACCCGCTCCAACGTCCCGGACACGACGACCTTCCTGGCCGCGTCGATGGCGAGCGCGAAGGGGTCCGCCCCGTCCCCGACCGCACTCCCCGACGGCAACCGCCAGGCCTGCTCCATCATCAGGTACGTCACCCGCCCGAGCAGCAGCACGTCGGCCCGCGCGATGTTCCCCGCGTGGTGCCGGTGCAACTCCTCGTCCGCGGGGATCACCCGGTGGTCGCAGCACCCGTCGACGGTCACGTTGATGGAGTACCTGAGCGCCCGCATCCGGCGAGGCTACCCCCGCCCGCACCCCCGCGCCCGCACCCGCAGTGCCCCTCATCCCTCCCGCGCCCCTCCGCCCTCCGCCCTCACCCCTCGGCGTCCCGCACCAGCAACGCGATCCGCACCCGGTTGTCCACCCCGAGCTTCCCGAACAGGTTCCCGGTGTGCGCCTTCACCGTCGCCACCCCGATCCCCAGCCGCGCCGCGATCTCCGGGTTCCCCAACCCCTCCGCGATCCCACGGGCCACCTCCAGCTCCCGCTCCGTCAACCCCGCCAACCGCTCCCGCGCCGCCTCCCGCACCCCCCTCCGGGCCTCCCCGGACCCCGGCCCGGTGGCCGCCGCGATCAGCCGCACCACCGCCTGCGGCGACAGCACCGGCTCACCGGCCGCCGCCGTCCGCACCGCCTCGGCGATCCGCGCGGGCGGCGTGTCCTTCAGGACGAACCCCAGCGCCCCCGCCCGCAGCGCGCCCAGCACCAGCTCGTCCGAGTCGAACGTCGTCAGCACCAGCACCGCGGGCGGGTCCGGGCGGGTCCGGATCTCCGCCGTCGCGCTCACCCCGTCGCGGCCCGGCATCCGCGCGTCCATCAGCACCACGTCCGGCCGCTCCCGCGCCACCGCCTCCACCGCCGCGTCCCCGTCCGCCGCCTCCGCCACCACCACGAGGTCCGGTTCCCCGTCGACCACCAGCCGCAGCGCCATCCGCACCAGCCGGTCGTCGTCCACGACCAGCACCCGCACCCGCTCGCCCACTCACACCCTCCCGCCGTCGCGCCACGGCAACCGCGCCGCCAGCGCGTACCCGCCGTCCGGGGTCGGCCCGTGCTCGAACTCCCCGCCCAGCAGGGCGATCCGCTCGGCCAGCCCGAGCAGCCCGTACCCGGACGGCGGCGCCCCCACCCCCGCCACCGGCCCGCGCGAGCTGCCCACCCGCACCCGCAACCCCGCCCCCGCCCCGCCGCGCACCTCGACCTCCACCCGCGAACCGGGCGCGTGCTTGGCCGCGTTGGTCAGCCCCTCCTGCACGATCCGGTAGCACGCCCGCCCCACGCCCTCCGGCGGCTGGCCCGCGACCGCGCTGCCGAACCCCACGTCCAGCCCGGACGAGCGCGCGTCCGCCACCAGCTCCGGCACCCGCTCCAGCGACGGCCCGAGCGCCGGGCCGAGGTCGCCATCGGGGGAGGCCCGCAGCACGCCCAGCACGTCCCGCAGCTCCTCCAGCGCCTGCCGCGACCCCTCGGCGATGCCCCGCGCCAGCTCGGCCACGTCCTCCGCGCGCAGGTCCGCCCGGTGCCCCAGCACCCCGGCCTGCATGGCCACCAGCGAGATCCGGTGCGCCAGCACGTCGTGCATCTCGCGGGCGATCCGGTTCCGCTCGGTGGCCCGCACCTGCGCCGCCCGCGCGCTCTGCTCCCGCTCCGCGCCCGCCACCCGCTCCCGCAACGACCGCAGCTCCGCCCGCCGCGCCCCGATGGCCACGCCGATCGCCAGCGAGGTGCCCGCGATCAGCGCCGGCAGCGCCAGCAGCAACCACACCGGGTAGAGGTCGACGCCGAGCGGGTAGACGCGGACGTTGAACTGCGAGGCGACCACGTACACCACCCCCGCCGCCACCATCTCCCACGGTTTGCGCCGGGTCGCCAGCGAGCACAGCGCGAGCAGCGACGCCCCACCCGCGAGCATCGACGCGCCCGTGCCGATCGAGGTCAGCACGGCCACCACGAGCGGGAACCCGCGCCGCCACAGCACGAGGGCCAGGCACACCAGCCCCACCAGCGGGTCGCCGACCAGGAACCAGCCGCGCTCCGCCCCCTCGGGCAGCAGCGTGCCGGTGATCAGCCAGAACGGCACGCTCGCCACCCCGACCGCCGCCACCCGCCACGCGTGCTGCCACCCGCTCAGCCGCGGCGCGTCCCCCGTTCCCCCCGTGTCCACCCGGCGATCATGGCGGTCCCACGCCCCTCCGCGCAGCCGACCGAAGGCGCGACCCCGATAGACCGGAGTCGTGGTCGTGCCCCCGACCGGGGTCGGGGGTCGCCCGAGCCGTCCGACCGATGCGCCGCGCACCCCCGCCGGGAAACGCTTTCCCCCATGCGCAGAACCCTCTCCCTGGCAGTCGTGATCACCGCGCTGACGGCCGTGGTCACCCCCACCGCGTCCGCCGCCCCGGACACCTCCCCACCCCCGGTGCGCTGGGGCCCGTGCGAGGAACCCGTCCCCACGATCCTGCGGTGCGCGCGGGTCGAGGTCCCGCTGGACTACCGGGACCCGCGCGGCCGGAAGATCCAGATCGCGATCTCCAAGCTGCCCAGCACGAACCCCGAGCGCCGCAGGGGCGTGCTGCTGACCAACCCCGGCGGCCCCGGCGGCGCGGGCGTCGCCTTCCCCGCCGTGTTCCCGGCCGCGCGGATGCCGCAGGAGGTCCTGGACTCCTACGACATCATCGGCTTCGACCCTCGCGGCGTCGGCCTCAGCACCCCGGTGACCTGCGACCTGACGCCGGAGCAGCAGGCGCGCGGCAACTTCCCGCCGTACGCCCGCACCGACGCCGACGTGACGCGCGAGGTCGGCCACGCGCGCGCCATCGCCGCCCAGTGCGCCACCTCCGCGACGGCCGACCTGCTGCCGCACATCACCACCGCGAACACCGCCCGCGACGTGGACCGCGTCAGGGAAGCCCTGGGGGAGCGCAAGATCTCCTACCTCGGCTACTCGTACGGCACCTACCTCGGCGCCGTGCACGCGTCCCTGTTCCCGGACCGGGGCGACCGGTTCGTGCTCGACAGCAGCCTCGGCCCGGACGGCTACGACGTGAAGGCCATGCGGCGCTTCGCGCTCGGCCTCCAGGACCGGTTCCCGGACTTCGCCGCGCACGCCGCCGCCCACCCCGAGTACGGCCTCGGCGCGACCCCCGAGCAGGTCACCGCCAAGTTCTTCGAGCTGGCCGAAAGCCTGGACGCGCGCCCGGTCCAGGGGGTCGACGGCACGATGTTCCGCGGCCTGACGTTCGGCTACCTCTACAGCGACGCGGACATGCCGAAGCTCGCCGAGGCCTGGCAGGCCCTGGAATCCGGCCGCCCGCTGCCCGAGGACCCGCCGGTCGAGGGGGCCGAGAACCTGATGGCGGCCCGGTTCCACGTGGTCTGCGGCGACACCCGCTGGCCGTCGTCGGTCACGACCTACCAGCGCAACGCGGCCGTGGACCGGGTCCGCTACCCGATGCTCGGCGGCTCGACCGCGAGCGTCAACCCGTGCGCGTTCTGGCCGGGGGAGCGGGTCGAGGGTCCGGTGCGGATCACCGGCAGGGGACCGGCGAACGTGCTGATCTCCCAGAACGAGCGCGATCCCGGCACGCCGCTGGCCGGTGCGCGGGAGATGCGGCAGGCGCTCGGCGGGCGCGCCGTGCTGGTGACCGCCGACCAGGGCGGGCACGGGGCGTACCTGTTCGGCGCCAACAAGTGCGCGAACGACGCGGTGACCGCGTTCCTCGCCAGGGGCGAGCGCCCGAGCGGCGACCTGGCCTGCCCGGCGCAACCGGCCCGGTGACGCAGTCCTCCTGCTGACGGGAAAGCGGGCCGCACCTCTCGTGCGGCCCGCTTCGCTGAGCTTGTCACCCGTCAGGCGAGCTGAAGCGCTCCTCGCAGCACCGCGAGCACCTGCGGCGCCGCGGTCGCCTCGTCGAGCGCGTTCTCCGGGTCGGACAGCATCGCGCTGGCCGTGAGCAGCGTCCCGTCGTCCCGCCGCACCAGGTAGCTGAGCGTCAGCACCCCCGGTTCGGACCCGCCCTTGAACCAGACGGTCGGGAACCGCGCCGACGGCAGCGCGATCCCGCCGTCGTTGATCGACATGGCCTTGGCGAGCTGCGGGTCGTGCCCCTGCCAGAGCCCGGCCATCGCGGCGCACATGTCCACCGGCGAGCCGAACCACTCCAGCTGGTCGATCGCGCGCGGTTCGGTCCACGGCTGCACGGCGGTCCTGGGCACCCGGCCCACCGCGTTCAGCGCGGCCTCGCGCAGCCGCTGGGGCAGCGCGGTGTACACGGTCGCCGCCGCCGGGTACTGGAAGCCCTTGAGCGTGAGCAGCTCGCGGGTGGTGGGCA includes:
- a CDS encoding 4-oxalocrotonate tautomerase family protein encodes the protein MPFATLKVPEGTLTPESKKKLIDAVTDAYADVYGERARASTLVLVEEVAEGGWGLGGTVLTAEALGRS
- a CDS encoding sensor histidine kinase; translation: MDTGGTGDAPRLSGWQHAWRVAAVGVASVPFWLITGTLLPEGAERGWFLVGDPLVGLVCLALVLWRRGFPLVVAVLTSIGTGASMLAGGASLLALCSLATRRKPWEMVAAGVVYVVASQFNVRVYPLGVDLYPVWLLLALPALIAGTSLAIGVAIGARRAELRSLRERVAGAEREQSARAAQVRATERNRIAREMHDVLAHRISLVAMQAGVLGHRADLRAEDVAELARGIAEGSRQALEELRDVLGVLRASPDGDLGPALGPSLERVPELVADARSSGLDVGFGSAVAGQPPEGVGRACYRIVQEGLTNAAKHAPGSRVEVEVRGGAGAGLRVRVGSSRGPVAGVGAPPSGYGLLGLAERIALLGGEFEHGPTPDGGYALAARLPWRDGGRV
- a CDS encoding dihydrofolate reductase family protein, with product MRALRYSINVTVDGCCDHRVIPADEELHRHHAGNIARADVLLLGRVTYLMMEQAWRLPSGSAVGDGADPFALAIDAARKVVVSGTLERVDWNAELVRGDLGAAVRALKREPGNGVFVGGVALPLALAELGLIDEYEFVVHPRIAGRGPSVFAGLSEHVELRLVDTVEFASGAVAMRYEPRR
- a CDS encoding alpha/beta hydrolase codes for the protein MRRTLSLAVVITALTAVVTPTASAAPDTSPPPVRWGPCEEPVPTILRCARVEVPLDYRDPRGRKIQIAISKLPSTNPERRRGVLLTNPGGPGGAGVAFPAVFPAARMPQEVLDSYDIIGFDPRGVGLSTPVTCDLTPEQQARGNFPPYARTDADVTREVGHARAIAAQCATSATADLLPHITTANTARDVDRVREALGERKISYLGYSYGTYLGAVHASLFPDRGDRFVLDSSLGPDGYDVKAMRRFALGLQDRFPDFAAHAAAHPEYGLGATPEQVTAKFFELAESLDARPVQGVDGTMFRGLTFGYLYSDADMPKLAEAWQALESGRPLPEDPPVEGAENLMAARFHVVCGDTRWPSSVTTYQRNAAVDRVRYPMLGGSTASVNPCAFWPGERVEGPVRITGRGPANVLISQNERDPGTPLAGAREMRQALGGRAVLVTADQGGHGAYLFGANKCANDAVTAFLARGERPSGDLACPAQPAR
- a CDS encoding TetR/AcrR family transcriptional regulator; the encoded protein is MEVTPESGAPRRRRGATGPDDDASVRAALVEAAGRGLAASPDGEIATRAVCEEVGVTQPVLYRLFGDKRGLLDAVADAGFERYARRKGELEATGDPVADLHAGWDDHMAFAAENPALYQLMFAPRPHAGSSAHRRVLELLEATLVRCAAAGALRTSPGHAARLILPANVGVALSRIAQPALYDDPELSHRARDAVFAAVLTDAGAPAGPDPVRAAARQLRSRLSLHGTGELEPVETALLDRWLERLDQPG
- a CDS encoding response regulator translates to MGERVRVLVVDDDRLVRMALRLVVDGEPDLVVVAEAADGDAAVEAVARERPDVVLMDARMPGRDGVSATAEIRTRPDPPAVLVLTTFDSDELVLGALRAGALGFVLKDTPPARIAEAVRTAAAGEPVLSPQAVVRLIAAATGPGSGEARRGVREAARERLAGLTERELEVARGIAEGLGNPEIAARLGIGVATVKAHTGNLFGKLGVDNRVRIALLVRDAEG
- a CDS encoding SDR family oxidoreductase, whose product is MTEHRDAGDRPAEVVLITGASSGFGRLTALALARAGHTVVAGMRATADRNAPAVAELADLARAERLALSAVDLDVRSQESADRAVAETARRHGRLDVVVHNAGHMVEGPAEAFTPEQLADLYDVNTVGAHRVNRAALPLLREQGSGLLVWVGSSSTRGGHPPFLAPYFAAKAGMDALAESCAAELIRFGVGTTIVVPGAFTSGTNHFANAGRPADPDRAAAYDHHYGELRATIGDRLSALVPQDADARDVADEITRVVGLPADQRPFRVHVDPSRDGSEVVSAVADRVRVEFYRRVGIEDLLPRNAAL